A stretch of the Streptomyces sp. NBC_01428 genome encodes the following:
- a CDS encoding amylo-alpha-1,6-glucosidase: MTERHHLLVHGGTFAAVDDGGDISGVRGGSSPDGLFVRDARHLSRWQLTVDGAVPEALTPVADGDTARCVLVPRGGRNEPPAYTLFREQAVAEGAFVEALRVTSNRPTPTTVRIAVTADADFTDQFELRSDYRTYAKTGVVRQRQVLDDGVEFSYRRGEWRSCTTVTSEPAPDGVEETGTGARRLVWALDLEPHGSAELALRVAARPHGAAHAPSVPASPAAANERLLALEGEFAQGVPFPTGWPELAAACARGLSDLAVLQVPARGPDGEELRVPAAGVPWFLTLLGRDALLTSLFALPYRPQLAAATLPALAATQAVEVGADTVAQPGKIVHEVRHGELAHFGQVPYGRYYGSVDATPLFLVLLGAYTEQTGDASLARRLESNARAAIGWMLDHGGLTSRGYLVYRADGGGLANQNWKDSPGAMCSADGSRPSGPVMAAGAQGYAYDALRRTAHLARTVWDDEVYAALLEQAAADLRDRFQRDFWMSEHAFPALALDGDGRHVDALASDAGHLLWSGLLDKEYGELVGRRLLEPDFFSGWGVRTLASGQSAYHPLSYHRGSVWPHDNALITLGLSRYGLHDEARTVAHGLVDAATAAGHRLPEVLAGYDRETHAEPVPYPHACVRESRSAAAPLALLTAVGGA, encoded by the coding sequence ATGACGGAACGGCATCATCTGCTCGTGCACGGGGGGACGTTCGCCGCCGTGGACGACGGAGGGGACATCAGCGGGGTACGGGGCGGCAGTTCCCCGGACGGGCTGTTCGTGCGGGACGCACGGCACCTCAGCCGGTGGCAGCTGACGGTGGACGGGGCGGTGCCCGAGGCACTCACCCCGGTCGCGGACGGCGACACCGCCCGCTGCGTACTGGTCCCGCGGGGCGGCCGCAACGAACCGCCCGCGTACACCCTCTTCCGTGAACAGGCCGTCGCCGAGGGCGCGTTCGTGGAGGCGCTGCGCGTCACCAGCAACCGCCCGACGCCCACCACGGTCCGTATCGCGGTCACCGCGGACGCCGACTTCACGGACCAGTTCGAACTGCGCTCGGACTACCGGACGTACGCCAAGACCGGTGTCGTCCGGCAGCGCCAAGTCCTGGATGACGGGGTCGAGTTCAGCTACCGGCGCGGGGAGTGGCGGTCCTGTACGACGGTCACCTCCGAACCCGCCCCGGACGGCGTCGAGGAGACCGGCACGGGCGCCCGCCGCCTGGTGTGGGCGCTGGATCTCGAACCGCACGGCTCCGCGGAGCTGGCGCTGCGCGTCGCGGCCCGTCCGCACGGCGCCGCGCACGCGCCGAGCGTGCCCGCCTCCCCCGCCGCCGCGAACGAGCGACTCCTGGCGCTGGAGGGCGAGTTCGCGCAGGGCGTGCCCTTCCCGACCGGCTGGCCCGAGCTGGCCGCGGCCTGCGCGCGGGGTCTGTCCGACCTCGCCGTGCTCCAGGTCCCGGCCCGCGGCCCGGACGGCGAGGAGCTGCGGGTGCCGGCCGCCGGAGTCCCCTGGTTCCTCACCCTGCTGGGCCGGGACGCCCTGCTCACCTCGCTCTTCGCCCTGCCCTACCGGCCGCAGCTCGCCGCCGCGACGCTGCCCGCGCTCGCCGCGACCCAGGCCGTCGAGGTCGGGGCGGACACGGTCGCGCAGCCCGGCAAGATCGTGCACGAGGTGCGGCACGGCGAACTCGCTCACTTCGGGCAGGTGCCGTACGGCCGCTACTACGGTTCGGTGGACGCGACTCCGCTGTTCCTGGTGCTGCTCGGCGCGTACACGGAGCAGACCGGCGACGCGTCCCTCGCCCGCAGGCTGGAGTCCAACGCCCGTGCGGCGATCGGCTGGATGCTGGACCACGGCGGGCTGACCTCGCGCGGCTATCTCGTCTACCGCGCGGACGGCGGCGGCCTCGCCAACCAGAACTGGAAGGACTCCCCCGGCGCGATGTGCTCGGCCGACGGCAGCCGTCCGAGCGGGCCGGTGATGGCGGCGGGCGCGCAGGGGTACGCGTACGACGCGCTGCGCCGCACCGCGCATCTCGCCCGGACCGTCTGGGACGACGAGGTGTACGCGGCGCTTCTGGAGCAGGCCGCCGCCGACCTGCGCGACCGCTTCCAGCGGGACTTCTGGATGAGTGAACACGCCTTCCCCGCGCTGGCGTTGGACGGTGACGGCCGGCACGTCGACGCGCTGGCCTCGGACGCGGGCCATCTGCTGTGGTCGGGGCTGCTCGACAAGGAGTACGGCGAGCTGGTGGGCCGCCGGCTGCTGGAGCCGGACTTCTTCTCCGGCTGGGGCGTCCGCACCCTCGCCTCGGGCCAGTCGGCGTACCACCCGCTGTCGTACCACCGCGGTTCGGTCTGGCCGCACGACAACGCGCTCATCACGCTGGGGCTCTCCCGGTACGGCCTGCACGACGAGGCCCGGACGGTGGCCCACGGGCTGGTGGACGCGGCGACGGCGGCCGGCCACCGGCTGCCCGAGGTCCTCGCGGGCTACGACCGGGAGACCCACGCCGAACCGGTGCCGTACCCGCACGCCTGCGTCCGGGAGTCCCGCTCGGCGGCGGCTCCCCTGGCTCTGCTCACGGCGGTCGGCGGCGCCTGA
- a CDS encoding MGH1-like glycoside hydrolase domain-containing protein, which translates to MARTGPLVYDPAGPSGSLHLRASRVLDGNWTGTSTVPSRGLYPHQWSWDSAFVAIGLRHLSPLRAQTELETLLGAQWADGRVPHIVFNPSVPLDAYFPSPDFWRSSTAGRAAGAPRTVQTSGIVQPPVHALAVWLVHRADPGLSRARSFLPRMYPRLAAWHRYLLHRRDLGGGGLASVVHPWEQGMDNSPCWDAPLSRVTPAPARSFRRADLAHGAPEDRPTDLDYGRYVRLAADYRDRGYADGGGEFAVEDPAFNALLIASEHALAEIAQELGAAGTARHARAERLTAALVDRLWDPAEGLFFCRDERGGPDGRGSGPIPERSVAGLLPLILPTLPREIAATLVRTASGPHFALGGAARLAPSYDLTGDAFDPHRYWRGPAWFNTNWLLERGLRLHGEHGRADALRTALLDTAGESEFAEYVDPYTGEACGALGFSWTAALTLDLLHSTGRPEPVVSEAGRGTLVNTAHSTGLSSAYDAGTGAEGGDRG; encoded by the coding sequence ATCGCCCGTACCGGACCACTTGTATACGATCCCGCGGGGCCGTCGGGTTCCCTGCACCTCAGGGCGTCCCGGGTGCTGGACGGCAACTGGACGGGAACGTCCACGGTGCCCTCGCGCGGTCTGTACCCGCACCAGTGGTCGTGGGACTCCGCGTTCGTCGCGATCGGGCTGCGTCATCTGTCCCCGCTGCGCGCGCAGACGGAGCTGGAGACCCTGCTCGGCGCGCAGTGGGCCGACGGGCGTGTCCCGCACATCGTGTTCAACCCCTCCGTCCCGCTGGACGCGTACTTCCCGAGCCCCGACTTCTGGCGCTCCTCGACCGCGGGCCGCGCGGCGGGCGCCCCGCGCACCGTACAGACGTCGGGCATCGTGCAGCCACCGGTGCACGCGCTCGCCGTGTGGCTGGTGCACCGCGCGGACCCCGGACTGTCGCGGGCCCGGTCGTTCCTCCCCCGGATGTACCCGCGGCTGGCGGCCTGGCACCGCTATCTCCTGCACCGCCGGGACCTGGGCGGCGGCGGCCTCGCCAGCGTGGTCCACCCCTGGGAGCAGGGCATGGACAACAGCCCGTGCTGGGACGCGCCGCTCAGCCGCGTGACCCCCGCGCCCGCCCGCTCCTTCCGCCGCGCGGACCTCGCCCACGGCGCCCCCGAGGACCGGCCCACCGACCTCGACTACGGGCGGTACGTGCGCCTCGCCGCCGACTACCGCGACCGCGGATACGCGGACGGGGGCGGCGAGTTCGCCGTCGAGGACCCCGCGTTCAACGCCTTGCTGATCGCCTCCGAGCACGCGCTGGCCGAGATCGCGCAGGAACTCGGCGCGGCGGGCACCGCACGCCACGCGCGCGCCGAGCGGCTGACGGCGGCCCTGGTGGACCGGCTGTGGGACCCGGCGGAGGGCCTGTTCTTCTGCCGGGACGAGCGCGGCGGCCCGGACGGCCGCGGCAGCGGGCCGATCCCCGAGCGCAGCGTCGCCGGACTGCTGCCCCTCATTCTGCCGACGCTGCCGCGCGAGATCGCCGCCACGCTCGTACGGACCGCGAGCGGCCCGCACTTCGCGCTCGGCGGCGCCGCGCGCCTCGCGCCCAGCTACGACCTGACCGGCGACGCCTTCGACCCGCACCGCTACTGGCGGGGCCCGGCCTGGTTCAACACCAACTGGCTGCTGGAGCGCGGGCTGCGGCTGCACGGGGAGCACGGACGGGCGGACGCCCTGCGGACCGCCCTGCTCGACACGGCCGGGGAATCGGAGTTCGCCGAGTACGTGGACCCGTACACCGGCGAGGCCTGCGGAGCACTCGGGTTCAGCTGGACGGCGGCACTGACCCTCGACCTGCTGCACTCCACCGGCAGGCCGGAGCCGGTCGTGTCCGAGGCCGGGCGCGGCACGTTGGTGAACACGGCACACAGCACGGGGTTATCGAGCGCTTACGACGCCGGGACGGGCGCCGAGGGAGGGGACCGGGGATGA
- a CDS encoding ROK family protein: MTGRAARTVNQASAGQLLELVRSGRATTRGALQQATGLSRATVGQRLDRLFRAGWLREGAGGPVDSPLGGRPSITLEFDDAHAVVLTADLDTRHARAAVVTLTGEILAEHAGLLVIDEGPEAVLGELGRWFAELLEKSGRGADAVCGIGLAVPGPVDIDTGRVVQPPIMPGWDGYDIRGRLARAFAEHAGTDRCARVPVLVDNDANLMAYGEQRTGYPDCSAFALVKVSTGIGAGMVVGGAVYRGVDGGAGDIGHIRVGADAPCRCGSYGCLAAVASGGAVARRLAEAGVRATSGSDVRDLLTAGHPEAMALAREAGRQVGDVLATVVTLLNPGVLMIAGDLAGTPFLTGVRELLYQRALPRSTAHLDVVTSRLGEQAALVGAGALVVEHLYAPERAEERLAALGV; the protein is encoded by the coding sequence ATGACCGGAAGGGCGGCGAGGACCGTGAACCAGGCAAGCGCCGGACAGCTGCTCGAACTGGTGCGCAGCGGCCGGGCGACCACCCGTGGCGCGCTCCAGCAGGCCACCGGCCTGTCACGGGCCACGGTCGGCCAGCGCCTGGACCGGCTGTTCCGCGCCGGCTGGCTCCGCGAGGGCGCCGGCGGCCCGGTCGACTCACCGCTCGGCGGCCGCCCCTCCATCACGCTGGAGTTCGACGACGCGCACGCGGTCGTCCTGACCGCCGACCTCGACACCCGGCACGCCCGGGCCGCCGTGGTCACCCTGACCGGCGAGATCCTCGCCGAGCACGCGGGCCTCCTGGTGATCGACGAGGGGCCCGAGGCGGTGCTCGGCGAACTGGGGCGCTGGTTCGCCGAACTGCTGGAGAAGTCCGGCCGGGGCGCCGACGCGGTCTGCGGCATAGGGCTCGCGGTGCCGGGCCCGGTCGACATCGACACCGGGCGCGTGGTGCAGCCGCCGATCATGCCGGGCTGGGACGGTTACGACATCCGGGGCCGGCTGGCCCGCGCCTTCGCCGAACACGCGGGCACCGACCGCTGCGCCCGCGTCCCCGTGCTCGTCGACAACGACGCCAACCTCATGGCGTACGGGGAGCAGCGCACCGGCTACCCGGACTGCTCGGCGTTCGCCCTGGTCAAGGTCTCCACCGGTATCGGCGCGGGCATGGTCGTCGGCGGCGCCGTGTACCGGGGCGTGGACGGCGGGGCCGGCGACATAGGGCACATCCGGGTCGGTGCGGACGCGCCCTGCCGGTGCGGCTCGTACGGCTGTCTCGCGGCCGTCGCCAGCGGCGGCGCGGTGGCGCGGCGGCTCGCCGAGGCGGGTGTGCGGGCGACCTCCGGCTCCGACGTGCGGGATCTGCTGACGGCCGGTCACCCCGAGGCGATGGCCCTGGCCCGGGAGGCGGGCCGGCAGGTCGGGGACGTCCTGGCCACCGTGGTCACGCTGCTCAACCCGGGTGTGCTGATGATCGCCGGAGACCTGGCCGGCACGCCCTTCCTCACGGGCGTGCGCGAACTGCTCTACCAGCGGGCGCTGCCCCGCTCCACCGCTCATCTGGACGTGGTGACCTCGCGGCTCGGGGAGCAGGCCGCGCTGGTGGGCGCCGGGGCGCTCGTCGTGGAGCACCTCTATGCCCCGGAGCGCGCCGAGGAGCGGCTCGCGGCGCTCGGTGTGTGA